One Stigmatopora argus isolate UIUO_Sarg chromosome 12, RoL_Sarg_1.0, whole genome shotgun sequence genomic window carries:
- the LOC144086207 gene encoding alpha/beta hydrolase domain-containing protein 17A-like: MNGLSIRELCCLFCCPPCPSRIAAKLAFLPPEPTYALLPDPDPTPGAGTSSGAAAGAALPTLGAPGLRSRLSTGGGGGDRGGGGGGSSAAGVGCESRWKLHLTERAEFQYSQRELDVTDVFLTRSSRGNRVGCMYIRCAPNARFTVLFSHGNAVDLGQMSSFYIGLGTRINCNIFSYDYSGYGVSTGKPSEKNLYADIDAAWHALRSRYGISPENIILYGQSIGTVPTVDLASRFECAAVVLHSPLTSGMRVAFPDTKKTYCFDAFPNIEKVSKIPSPVLIIHGTEDEVIDFSHGLALFERCPKAVEPLWVEGAGHNDIELYSQYLERLRRFINQDLAAQHT, translated from the exons atgaatggtctGTCCATACGAGAGCTATGCTGCCTGTTCTGCTGTCCTCCTTGCCCCAGCCGCATCGCTGCCAAATTAGCCTTCCTCCCACCAGAGCCCACCTACGCCCTTCTCCCTGACCCGGATCCCACGCCCGGAGCTGGAACATCATCCGGGGCCGCCGCCGGGGCCGCCCTGCCTACCCTGGGGGCTCCCGGACTCCGCTCCCGGTTGAGcaccggcggcggtggcggtgacagaggaggcggcggcggtggaaGTTCGGCCGCTGGGGTTGGATGTGAGAGCAGGTGGAAGCTGCATCTCACGGAGAGGGCGGAGTTTCAGTATTCCCAGAGAGAGCTCGACGTGACTGATGTGTTCCTGACCAGGTCCAGCCGAGGAAACCGGGTTGGATGCATGTATATACGCTGTGCCCCGAACGCGAG GTTCACTGTGTTGTTCTCACACGGCAACGCGGTCGACCTGGGCCAGATGAGTAGCTTCTACATCGGCTTGGGGACGCGCATCAACTGCAACATATTCTCTTACGATTACTCAGGCTACGGGGTCAGCACTGGCAAGCCGTCAGAAAAGAACCTTTACGCTGACATAGATGCCGCCTGGCACGCTTTGCGCTCCCG GTACGGCATCAGCCCCGAGAACATCATCCTGTACGGGCAGAGCATTGGCACAGTGCCCACGGTAGACTTGGCGTCACGCTTTGAGTGCGCTGCCGTTGTGCTTCACTCTCCTCTCACTTCTGGCATGAGAGTGGCCTTCCCCGACACCAAGAAAACCTACTGCTTTGACGCTTTCCCCAA CATAGAGAAGGTGTCAAAAATCCCGTCTCCGGTGCTCATCATCCACGGTACAGAGGACGAGGTCATCGACTTCTCCCACGGCCTGGCCCTGTTCGAGCGCTGTCCAAAGGCCGTGGAGCCCCTCTGGGTCGAGGGCGCCGGCCACAACGACATTGAGCTTTACAGTCAGTACCTCGAGAGGCTACGGCGCTTCATCAACCAGGACCTGGCTGCGCAGCACACCTGA
- the LOC144086206 gene encoding uncharacterized protein LOC144086206 isoform X1, which produces MDRMNFKNRKFSLDSSVCQDANGRFNSGRGSSHRIIRRHAASLGDGAMEIQELNHQLNGNLTHREKTAAEENTDRPDGLVSTNSFQKHNKTFHRLFQEIPEGENLTHTFSCALQKEVLYQGKLFISENHVCFFSAVLLKETKVVIPTSSLQEVKKHSAALSVLSIQTVNDEKYFFVSLRNREMCYQLLQSACSQAQAQASVGGSAKSSPHDSSTENEADSNMVYSHYNVDDDDVDNDISGEKCSYVNHNITTSEKDPIESTSTREEMDHVVSSSLLWRIMEDVTCFFFLRQRVNFSTVFYVYLILLVLLLLVSGYMGLRMIALEEQLNSLTELSLSYREHQET; this is translated from the exons ATGGAcag AATGAATTTCAAGAACAGGAAGTTCTCTTTGGACAGCTCGGt CTGTCAGGATGCAAATGGCCGCTTCAACAGCGGCCGAGGCTCCAGCCACAGAATCATCAGGAGACACGCAGCAAGTCTTGGGGATGGCGCCATGGAAATCCAGGAACTGAATCACCAGCTCAACGGCAACCTAACCCACAG AGAGAAAACAGCAGCTGAGGAGAACACTGATCGGCCAGATGGGCTCGTCAGTACAAAC aGTTTCCAGAAACACAATAAAACCTTCCACAGATTGTTTCAAGAAATACCTGAAGGAGAGAATCTGACGCACA CCTTCAGTTGCGCACTGCAGAAGGAAGTTCTTTATCAAGGAAAGCTCTTCATTTCTGAAAATCACGTGTGTTTCTTCTCGGCTGTGCTGCTCAAAGAGACCAAG GTTGTCATCCCTACATCCAGCCTCCAGGAGGTGAAGAAACACAGTGCAGCTTTGTCCGTGCTGTCCATACAAACTGTTAATGATGAGAAG TACTTTTTCGTTTCGCTGAGGAACCGAGAGATGTGCTACCAACTCCTCCAATCTGCCTGCTCACAGGCACAGGCGCAGGCGAGTGTG GGGGGAAGCGCCAAAAGCAGCCCACACGACTCCTCGACAGAGAATGAAGCCGATTCCAACATG GTGTACAGTCATTAcaatgttgatgatgatgacgtgGATAACGATATCAGTGGAGAAAAATGCAGTTATGTGAACCACAACATCACAACATCAGAAAAAG ATCCCATAGAAAGCACATCAACAAGAGAAGAGATGGACCATGTTGtgt CCTCATCCCTGCTTTGGAGGATAATGGAGGAcgtcacatgtttttttttcctgcgacAAAGAGTGAATTTCAGCACAGTCTTCTATGTCTACTTGATATT GTTGGTGCTTCTTCTGCTGGTGTCTGGCTACATGGGGCTGAGAATGATAGCGCTGGAGGAGCAGCTCAACTCTTTGACCGAACTCTCCCTGAGTTACAGAGA GCATCAAGaaacctag
- the LOC144086206 gene encoding uncharacterized protein LOC144086206 isoform X2, with protein sequence MNFKNRKFSLDSSVCQDANGRFNSGRGSSHRIIRRHAASLGDGAMEIQELNHQLNGNLTHREKTAAEENTDRPDGLVSTNSFQKHNKTFHRLFQEIPEGENLTHTFSCALQKEVLYQGKLFISENHVCFFSAVLLKETKVVIPTSSLQEVKKHSAALSVLSIQTVNDEKYFFVSLRNREMCYQLLQSACSQAQAQASVGGSAKSSPHDSSTENEADSNMVYSHYNVDDDDVDNDISGEKCSYVNHNITTSEKDPIESTSTREEMDHVVSSSLLWRIMEDVTCFFFLRQRVNFSTVFYVYLILLVLLLLVSGYMGLRMIALEEQLNSLTELSLSYREHQET encoded by the exons ATGAATTTCAAGAACAGGAAGTTCTCTTTGGACAGCTCGGt CTGTCAGGATGCAAATGGCCGCTTCAACAGCGGCCGAGGCTCCAGCCACAGAATCATCAGGAGACACGCAGCAAGTCTTGGGGATGGCGCCATGGAAATCCAGGAACTGAATCACCAGCTCAACGGCAACCTAACCCACAG AGAGAAAACAGCAGCTGAGGAGAACACTGATCGGCCAGATGGGCTCGTCAGTACAAAC aGTTTCCAGAAACACAATAAAACCTTCCACAGATTGTTTCAAGAAATACCTGAAGGAGAGAATCTGACGCACA CCTTCAGTTGCGCACTGCAGAAGGAAGTTCTTTATCAAGGAAAGCTCTTCATTTCTGAAAATCACGTGTGTTTCTTCTCGGCTGTGCTGCTCAAAGAGACCAAG GTTGTCATCCCTACATCCAGCCTCCAGGAGGTGAAGAAACACAGTGCAGCTTTGTCCGTGCTGTCCATACAAACTGTTAATGATGAGAAG TACTTTTTCGTTTCGCTGAGGAACCGAGAGATGTGCTACCAACTCCTCCAATCTGCCTGCTCACAGGCACAGGCGCAGGCGAGTGTG GGGGGAAGCGCCAAAAGCAGCCCACACGACTCCTCGACAGAGAATGAAGCCGATTCCAACATG GTGTACAGTCATTAcaatgttgatgatgatgacgtgGATAACGATATCAGTGGAGAAAAATGCAGTTATGTGAACCACAACATCACAACATCAGAAAAAG ATCCCATAGAAAGCACATCAACAAGAGAAGAGATGGACCATGTTGtgt CCTCATCCCTGCTTTGGAGGATAATGGAGGAcgtcacatgtttttttttcctgcgacAAAGAGTGAATTTCAGCACAGTCTTCTATGTCTACTTGATATT GTTGGTGCTTCTTCTGCTGGTGTCTGGCTACATGGGGCTGAGAATGATAGCGCTGGAGGAGCAGCTCAACTCTTTGACCGAACTCTCCCTGAGTTACAGAGA GCATCAAGaaacctag